In Gossypium raimondii isolate GPD5lz chromosome 12, ASM2569854v1, whole genome shotgun sequence, a single window of DNA contains:
- the LOC105762777 gene encoding leucine-rich repeat protein 2: MAPLSVISLSLCFLLPLLSPAISTNSEGNALHALRRRLSDPTNVLQSWDPTLVNPCTWFHITCDSNNHVIRLDLGNSNISGTLGPELAQLQHLQYLELYKNDISGEIPKELGNLKNLVGLDLYGNRFEGEIPKSFSGLKSLRFLRLNNNNLTGSIPRELTALSNLKVFDVSNNDLCGTIPVDGPFGMFSMPSYANNMRLNGPELKGLVPYNFGC; this comes from the exons ATGGCTCCCCTCTCTGTGATTTCCTTGTCCCTTTGTTTTCTCCTTCCACTTCTTTCCCCTGCCATTTCAACCAACTCTGAAG GAAATGCTTTGCATGCTTTAAGGAGGAGGCTTTCTGACCCTACCAATGTGTTGCAGAGTTGGGACCCTACGCTTGTCAATCCCTGCACTTGGTTTCATATCACCTGTGATTCCAACAATCATGTGATTCGCTT GGACTTGGGGAACTCTAATATCTCTGGAACTTTGGGGCCTGAGCTAGCTCAACTCCAACATCTCCAGTACTT GGAGCTGTACAAAAATGACATAAGTGGGGAAATTCCAAAGGAGTTGGGGAATCTGAAGAACCTTGTTGGCTTGGATTTGTATGGTAACCGGTTCGAAGGAGAAATTCCCAAGTCTTTTTCCGGACTGAAGTCACTGAGATTCCT TCGTCTGAACAACAATAACTTGACAGGATCCATTCCGAGGGAGCTTACTGCCCTCTCTAACCTTAAAGTATT CGATGTTTCTAATAATGATCTCTGCGGGACTATCCCGGTTGATGGCCCTTTCGGGATGTTCTCAATGCCAAG CTATGCAAACAACATGCGCTTGAATGGGCCAGAGCTGAAAGGACTCGTGCCTTATAACTTCGGCTGCTGA